TTATTTACTATGCCAACATAGTTTTATACACGAATATCTAACATGAATTGATTTTATCACTAGGTAGGGTTTAGTTCTAGTGCATCCATCTCTGTAACAACCCTTTTGAGCCCTTTGTCGAATACATTTACGAAAATAGTTGATGAGTAGGCCGTAACAACAAATAAGACACTTTGCACTATCGCTGGAAATTGATCGTCCAGCGAAATCGTAAAAATCTGCAAATTGATTATAAAAGAGAATAGAACAAAGCCTAAGCCTACAAATGATTTGTATGCTGTGTAATTTTTAGACACCGGGCGATGCTGCAACAATAGAATTGCGAATGCTATTAACATAGTAATACCAATACCGTAACGCACTCCCTCTTGGAAATCTTTATGAGTAGAGCGATATAGAAAGTATGCAAAAATTGTTAATAAAATCAATAGCAAGATACCACGAGTAGAAGAAGTATAGCCACGTGTATCTGCCTGGAGATTTTTCCAGTGCCACCGTTGTAATTTCCGCTGGTACGCATCTTCCATAGAGCTGAAGCCTATAGCCCCAAGAGCGGCATACGCTTTTTGAATCGCTTCATGCAACTCAACTTCAGTATCTTTAACTAATTCATCTTGTACCATTGGTGCAAAGTCTGCAAACATAGCCGAGCACATATCATTGTTCCGAAATCCTTTCTTTCCAATAAATTTTCTGACAGCCGTTGCTTCTTCGGCGGTTAGCTCTCTTTTCATACGTTTGGAGGATTTTACGCTTCACAGCTGATTGTGATGCCTTACAATTAGTTCATTATAAAAATAAAAAGTTAGCCAATAACAATCAAGTGATTTGGCATTTATTTTGCCCTGCATTTCATTGAATCACAACTTAACACCATTAATTATGCATTTTATACTTTCTTTACTTCTTACGGGGCTTATCATAGCAGGAGCATCGTATATTATCCCGGGCGTTTCAGTAGCCGGATTTGGTTGGGCTATTATCACAGGGCTGGTCATTGGCTTGGTAAACGGTATTGTGGGTGGTATTTTGAGACTATTCACTTTCCCTTTGAACTGGCTTACATTTGGCCTGGTTTCATTTATCATTACCGTCTTAATGATAATGTTAAGCAGTACTATCATGGGCAATAAATTTCAGGTAGATGGTTTCTGGTCTGCTTTCTTTTTTGCTATTGCTGTAGCTGTTATGGAAATGATTTTAGGCGCTATGGTCGCGCCTAAGAGCCAGTAGACCTTTAATACGTTGGAAAATAAATAATCCCACTACAGTGCTTTACAACACTATAGTGGGATTATTTATTATGGAAACGTTTCGAAATTAGTATTTGATCATACGCCGCAATCCTTTAAGTTAATTGCTTCACATACTTTTATCTATCTCACATCCCACCAGACTCTTCCCGTAAGCACTCCTACATCTCCTTGGCTGGAAGCATTTTGATTATTGGAATTTAATTCCGTTTCCGGGTACATGAAGCGACGTGGATATGCCCCCGGTGTCGGACTGGTTACTGATGCCGGAAACGCAGGTATACCTAGTCTTTTGTGATCGTGCCAAGCTTGGATGTTATTCAATCCACTTAAAGCCAGCCACTTCTGTGTGATTATACGTTCTATTTTATTTGGAGCGACATCTATATTGACACTTGGTTGCGCGATGTAAGTAGCAATATTATAGTTATTGACATTAAACTGATAGTTAAAAGAGGATTGGATCGCGCTGTTATATAAAGTAGTACTATTGGCTGAAATCCATCCTCTTTCTGCAGCTTCTGCCTGTAAAAAATAGGCTTCTGCCGAAGAAATCACCATACTGCCTTGATTGAAGCTTTTCAGTACTCCGGCTGGCGTTGCTCCATTTTCTACTGGCCCTTTCATGGCAGAGGTATTAGCCGAAGCAAATTCAGGCGATACTGTATTATCTCCAAATACGACACCTTGATATGCATTATTCACCGTGACAAAGTTTTGGCCTAGTCTTGGATCATTGTACTCAGCATATTTCGCTAATAGATAGCGTGTAGGGCGTATGTTGCCATAATTAGCTACAGCTACACCTGCATTATTACGGTAGTAGGTTTCAAAGAATGGATTCATTCTACCGGCTGTATTCAGGTATCCTGGATTTACCATAGCATTATCCAGCAGAAAACCAGAACCTTCTTGCACAATCTTCGCTACCTCTTGTGTAATATATCCACTCTGATCTGATACTTGGGATTGTCTTAACAATGCCCGCAGTTTGAGTGTATTTCCAAATTGCGCCCACTTGGTACGATCTCCCCGAAACAGAACATCATCTGCGCCAGGTGCATTGCTGGCCGACTTAATCTCGGCAATACCTTCAGTGATCAAATCCATCGACTTCTGGTATACATCTCTGCCCGGTTCATAAACTGGCTGTAAGTATAGGGATCCTTGCAGCGCCTGCTCAAATGGCACATTGTTATAGAAATCTACCAAAATGAAATAATGATAAGCGGTCATCACCTTGGCAATCCCTTCATAAAACAAAGACGCTTCCAGATCGGCCTGCTCCAGA
This sequence is a window from Sphingobacterium sp. lm-10. Protein-coding genes within it:
- a CDS encoding phage holin family protein — protein: MHFILSLLLTGLIIAGASYIIPGVSVAGFGWAIITGLVIGLVNGIVGGILRLFTFPLNWLTFGLVSFIITVLMIMLSSTIMGNKFQVDGFWSAFFFAIAVAVMEMILGAMVAPKSQ
- a CDS encoding SusD/RagB family nutrient-binding outer membrane lipoprotein, with the protein product MKLYIIKIGLLIVASFSLISCKDFLEVNDNPNAPTNDNLSLSVKLSAALNSSANYEATQLNQIGGFWGGYWGTAGEAASSFSTLKNYNGPGIRDTRDGIPVWETTYTNLFYYKQILEQADLEASLFYEGIAKVMTAYHYFILVDFYNNVPFEQALQGSLYLQPVYEPGRDVYQKSMDLITEGIAEIKSASNAPGADDVLFRGDRTKWAQFGNTLKLRALLRQSQVSDQSGYITQEVAKIVQEGSGFLLDNAMVNPGYLNTAGRMNPFFETYYRNNAGVAVANYGNIRPTRYLLAKYAEYNDPRLGQNFVTVNNAYQGVVFGDNTVSPEFASANTSAMKGPVENGATPAGVLKSFNQGSMVISSAEAYFLQAEAAERGWISANSTTLYNSAIQSSFNYQFNVNNYNIATYIAQPSVNIDVAPNKIERIITQKWLALSGLNNIQAWHDHKRLGIPAFPASVTSPTPGAYPRRFMYPETELNSNNQNASSQGDVGVLTGRVWWDVR